Genomic segment of Sphingopyxis lindanitolerans:
GCCGAGCGCCGCCCGGCCGCCGCCGATCAGCATCGGCGCGCGATACAGCAGCAGCCGATCGACGCGGTCGGCGGCGAGAAAGGCCGCGGCGGCGCCCGCACCGCCCTCGACGAGCAGCGAATCGACGCCATCGATCGCCTCGGGCGACGATATGGCGGTCCACCCCGCAGGCGCCTTCCCGCGCGTCAGCAGCCATTTCGCCGGGCTGCGATCCTCCAGCCCCGGCAGCCGCACGTCGAGTCCCGGCGCGTCGGCGTCGAGCGTGCCGCGCCCGACGAGAATCGCCTGGTGCATCGCGCGTTCGAGATGGGCGTGCGCCCGCGCCCGCTCGCCGGTGATCCAGCGGCTCGACCCGTCGGCCATCGCGATGCAGCCGTCGAGCGAGGTCGCGAGCTTCAATGTCACGAACGGCCGCCCCCATGCGTGCCGCGTCCACCACGGCGCCATTGCTGCGCGCGCTTCGGCAGGCAGCAGCTCCTCGACGAC
This window contains:
- the ribD gene encoding bifunctional diaminohydroxyphosphoribosylaminopyrimidine deaminase/5-amino-6-(5-phosphoribosylamino)uracil reductase RibD, which produces MAAAIALSRRGRPASAPNPNVGCILVQPAPAKAGGRVVARGWTQPGGRPHAEAMALAAAGDAARGATAYVSLEPCAHASARGPACSDLLIAAGIARAVIAARDPDPRTDGAGIARLRAAGVEVVEELLPAEARAAMAPWWTRHAWGRPFVTLKLATSLDGCIAMADGSSRWITGERARAHAHLERAMHQAILVGRGTLDADAPGLDVRLPGLEDRSPAKWLLTRGKAPAGWTAISSPEAIDGVDSLLVEGGAGAAAAFLAADRVDRLLLYRAPMLIGGGRAALGDIGLADLAEAHGRWRLADSRLLGSDQLDVYERVRRD